In the Streptomyces fradiae ATCC 10745 = DSM 40063 genome, one interval contains:
- a CDS encoding RNA polymerase sigma factor SigF: MPTLAHTKHPHDDAPDTAEAFRRLAALPPGEERDRVRQDIVSAWLPMADRLAGRFRNRGEALEDLRQVAALGLVKAVDRYDPTRGAAFESFAVPTITGEIKRHFRDHMWTLHVPRRVQDLRGRVRLAYQELSHSVGGRAPTVAEIAEKAGMTEEEAVAGLEALDSFTALSLDAELPGTEDGYTLVDALGGPDPALDVVVDREAVKPRLRTLPEREQRILYMRFFRDMTQSSIAEDLGISQMHVSRLISRCCTRLREDIMRDAA, from the coding sequence ATGCCTACGCTCGCTCACACGAAGCATCCGCACGACGACGCCCCCGACACCGCCGAGGCCTTCCGGCGCCTGGCGGCCCTGCCGCCCGGCGAGGAACGGGACCGCGTCCGCCAGGACATCGTCAGCGCCTGGCTGCCCATGGCCGACCGGCTCGCCGGCCGGTTCCGCAACCGCGGCGAGGCGCTGGAGGACCTGCGGCAGGTCGCGGCCCTCGGCCTGGTCAAGGCGGTGGACCGCTACGACCCCACGCGCGGCGCGGCCTTCGAGAGCTTCGCCGTGCCCACCATTACCGGCGAGATAAAGCGGCACTTCCGGGACCACATGTGGACCCTGCACGTGCCCCGCCGCGTCCAGGACCTGCGGGGCCGGGTGCGCCTCGCCTACCAGGAGCTCTCCCACTCGGTCGGCGGGCGCGCCCCGACGGTCGCGGAGATAGCCGAGAAGGCGGGGATGACCGAGGAGGAGGCCGTCGCCGGCCTGGAGGCGCTCGACAGCTTCACCGCCCTGTCGCTCGACGCCGAACTGCCGGGCACCGAGGACGGCTACACCCTGGTCGACGCGCTCGGCGGCCCGGACCCGGCCCTCGACGTGGTCGTGGACCGGGAGGCCGTGAAGCCCAGGCTGCGCACCCTGCCGGAGCGCGAGCAGAGGATCCTCTACATGCGGTTCTTCCGCGACATGACGCAGAGCAGCATCGCCGAGGACCTCGGCATCTCGCAGATGCACGTGAGCCGGCTGATCAGCCGCTGCTGCACGCGCCTGCGCGAGGACATCATGCGGGACGCGGCCTGA
- a CDS encoding PAS domain-containing protein, which translates to MSETGSFGEDLADFVRRVGALRGSRALPAAELRGVLDAALFELEHAAETLWPRYERLAARAPEGTSAERRERQLLRAVFQRLPLPVVLVDRDTAVRRMNPAATALTGVRAGYATGRPLAGLLAPGDRAPFRSQVAAAARGEGARSLTVRLLQGPDEPVRATLTALSPPGEPQRTVVLVLQPGVPGAGAGARAGTGTGSGAVPGVARPGGGRASSAAGAGTGAGAGAASGAPGRPGGGPERPGGVPERPGGVPGLAEATERAGALDLVDAVATALLRTAPGDARGALEAAARVLHGRFADWVVADLCPEGPDGPLRRAAVLGPRDGDTRAARALAAQDPASCPLVVEVAAGGSASLQVRPEDALALGTDADGAAVLVRAGVGSLLCLPVVAAGPAPDGGAAGAAGPRVLGVLTLLRCGARRAFSMAEAHAADVLSRHVGLAMCRPAGPGGLGGTGCAGCAGGTGCAGGTG; encoded by the coding sequence ATGAGCGAGACCGGCTCGTTCGGCGAGGACCTCGCGGACTTCGTACGGCGGGTGGGGGCGCTGCGCGGTTCCCGCGCCCTGCCGGCGGCGGAGCTGCGGGGCGTGCTGGACGCCGCCCTGTTCGAGCTCGAGCACGCGGCGGAGACCCTGTGGCCCCGGTACGAACGGCTGGCGGCGAGGGCGCCGGAGGGCACGTCGGCGGAGCGGCGGGAGCGGCAGCTGCTGAGGGCGGTGTTCCAGCGGCTGCCGCTGCCCGTGGTGCTGGTCGACCGGGACACGGCCGTACGGCGGATGAACCCGGCCGCGACGGCCCTGACCGGGGTGCGGGCCGGATACGCGACGGGGCGCCCGCTGGCGGGGCTGCTCGCTCCGGGCGACCGGGCTCCGTTCCGGTCGCAGGTGGCGGCGGCGGCGCGCGGCGAGGGCGCCCGGAGCCTCACCGTGCGGCTGCTGCAGGGGCCCGACGAGCCCGTGCGGGCCACACTGACGGCGTTGTCCCCGCCGGGTGAGCCGCAGCGGACGGTGGTGCTCGTGCTCCAGCCGGGTGTGCCGGGCGCGGGCGCCGGGGCGCGGGCCGGGACCGGTACGGGAAGCGGGGCGGTGCCGGGAGTGGCCCGGCCCGGCGGTGGGCGCGCGTCCTCCGCCGCCGGGGCGGGTACGGGAGCCGGTGCCGGCGCGGCCAGCGGGGCGCCGGGGCGGCCGGGCGGTGGGCCCGAGCGGCCGGGCGGTGTGCCCGAGCGGCCGGGCGGTGTGCCGGGCCTCGCGGAGGCCACCGAGCGGGCCGGGGCGCTGGACCTGGTGGACGCCGTCGCGACGGCCCTGCTGCGGACGGCCCCCGGCGACGCGCGCGGCGCCCTGGAGGCGGCGGCGCGGGTGCTGCACGGCCGGTTCGCGGACTGGGTCGTCGCCGACCTGTGCCCCGAGGGGCCGGACGGGCCGCTGCGGCGGGCCGCGGTGCTGGGCCCGAGGGACGGCGACACCCGGGCGGCGCGGGCGCTGGCCGCGCAGGATCCCGCCTCCTGCCCGCTCGTGGTGGAGGTGGCGGCGGGCGGGTCCGCGTCCCTCCAGGTGCGCCCCGAGGACGCGCTGGCGCTCGGGACGGACGCCGACGGGGCGGCGGTGCTGGTGCGCGCCGGGGTCGGTTCGCTGCTGTGCCTGCCGGTGGTGGCCGCCGGCCCCGCCCCGGACGGCGGCGCCGCCGGTGCGGCGGGGCCCCGGGTGCTGGGGGTGCTGACGCTGCTGCGCTGCGGCGCCCGGCGGGCGTTCTCGATGGCGGAGGCCCACGCGGCCGACGTGCTCTCCCGCCACGTCGGCCTGGCCATGTGCCGTCCGGCCGGTCCGGGCGGCCTCGGCGGTACGGGGTGTGCGGGATGTGCGGGCGGTACGGGGTGTGCGGGCGGTACGGGGTAG